From one Herpetosiphon gulosus genomic stretch:
- a CDS encoding diguanylate cyclase — MEFRHYLRMLGRGWWLIALAALTGSTLALARAYVTEPEYRTRTRLLLSPNLARVDSGQELYSVTTLQNRTIVNTIAEILNSGSPFKETGSVLNLPPAEVLRYKNNAVTVPEANVLEVYVDGPDAPTTALLANSLAQRTIDFVDQKYPSYSLTVLDPALPSSTPQSPQPVRDTTLALILGAVVGAIIAIVQEQLKTPLEALRRRSTVDAVSTAFTRRHFDQQSKEALGRSSIASLGLVYLDGMQDVIDSMPAPVVQRVLRHAKNVLRNELRGNDIVGRWDNTTFSILLPETPEIAATRTLDRILNALDQPVETGIDDVVVKLTPYAGGATRRNNMAYAQLVEEAESALTRSYRSGEKNVLFSAVEQPA; from the coding sequence ATGGAATTTCGTCATTATCTTCGAATGTTAGGGCGCGGCTGGTGGCTGATCGCTCTAGCAGCATTAACTGGGTCAACCTTGGCGCTGGCCCGCGCTTATGTGACTGAGCCTGAGTATCGCACGCGCACCCGCCTGTTGCTCAGCCCCAACTTGGCTCGCGTCGATAGCGGCCAAGAGTTATATAGCGTTACCACCTTGCAAAATCGCACAATCGTCAACACGATTGCCGAAATTCTAAATAGCGGTAGCCCTTTCAAGGAAACTGGCTCGGTGCTCAATTTGCCGCCAGCCGAAGTTTTGCGCTACAAAAACAATGCAGTGACGGTTCCCGAAGCTAATGTTTTGGAAGTCTATGTTGATGGGCCTGATGCCCCAACTACTGCTCTGTTAGCTAATAGCTTGGCCCAACGCACCATTGATTTTGTTGATCAAAAATATCCCAGCTATAGCCTAACCGTGCTTGATCCAGCCTTGCCCTCATCAACCCCCCAAAGCCCGCAGCCAGTACGTGACACGACCTTGGCCTTGATTTTGGGCGCGGTGGTTGGTGCGATTATCGCAATTGTGCAAGAGCAACTCAAAACACCGTTGGAAGCACTACGCCGCCGCAGCACAGTTGATGCAGTTTCGACGGCCTTTACGCGCCGCCACTTCGACCAACAATCCAAAGAAGCGCTGGGCCGCAGCTCAATCGCCTCGCTAGGCTTGGTCTATCTCGATGGCATGCAAGATGTGATCGATAGTATGCCTGCGCCAGTTGTGCAGCGGGTCTTGCGCCATGCTAAAAATGTGTTGCGCAACGAACTACGCGGCAACGATATTGTGGGTCGCTGGGATAACACGACCTTCTCGATTTTGCTGCCTGAAACTCCCGAAATTGCTGCCACGCGCACGCTTGATCGGATTTTGAACGCGCTTGATCAGCCGGTCGAAACCGGGATTGATGATGTAGTGGTGAAATTAACGCCCTATGCTGGTGGAGCCACGCGCCGCAACAATATGGCCTACGCCCAATTAGTTGAAGAAGCTGAATCGGCCTTGACCCGCTCGTATCGCAGTGGCGAAAAGAATGTGCTCTTCTCAGCCGTTGAACAACCTGCCTAA
- a CDS encoding lipopolysaccharide biosynthesis protein: MAKQPETIVQSAARNTLWSYAATYGGKILIFITTVILAYFVTKAEYGLVGMGLTVIAFLEVMQDLGIGSAVIYREGEDAANTAFWLGCGIALTLFSITWLAAPLVATYFLQNNPNVIPIIRALGLSFPLFAMRNIHDALLRKRMQFKKRFIPDLIQVSSKGAISIGCALAGMGAWSLVWGQLGGSACGVIAYWMVNPWRPSFKLDRTVIKPLLSFGSNIVAVNGLSVILAQTDYLLVGRYLGEENLGVYTNGFRFPDLMVMQVCVALANVLYPLYSRLRDDPAGLQQGFFIASRYVALVTVPLSLGIAITAEPFVLTLLSVKWIETVPIMRTIAIYTLFLSLGYNVGDVYKAQNRTSILTKLSIARLIVLVPALWFAAAQFKSLQAVGITHAIVAFLGSTLNLVVAAKVLNMPIRRILSAFQPAAIAGTVMSICLMLTLLALQNTPAWLQLLAAVVVGIGSYAGTLWFGQREVLTQAGQTLRGAVARR; encoded by the coding sequence ATGGCGAAACAGCCTGAAACGATTGTCCAGAGCGCGGCTCGTAATACCTTATGGTCGTATGCCGCCACCTATGGCGGCAAAATTCTGATCTTTATCACCACGGTGATTTTGGCTTATTTCGTGACCAAAGCTGAATATGGCTTGGTCGGCATGGGCTTGACGGTGATCGCCTTTCTTGAAGTGATGCAAGATCTCGGGATTGGCTCGGCAGTGATTTATCGTGAAGGTGAGGATGCTGCCAATACCGCTTTTTGGCTTGGCTGTGGAATCGCCTTGACGCTCTTTAGTATCACATGGTTGGCAGCGCCCTTAGTTGCCACCTATTTCTTGCAAAATAATCCTAATGTGATTCCGATCATTCGGGCGTTGGGCTTGAGTTTTCCCTTATTTGCCATGCGCAATATTCACGATGCTCTGTTGCGCAAGCGCATGCAATTCAAAAAGCGCTTCATCCCCGATCTGATTCAGGTCAGCAGCAAAGGCGCGATTTCGATTGGCTGTGCCCTGGCGGGCATGGGCGCTTGGAGCTTGGTTTGGGGTCAATTGGGCGGCTCGGCCTGTGGCGTGATCGCCTATTGGATGGTCAATCCATGGCGGCCTAGCTTCAAACTGGATCGCACGGTGATTAAGCCACTTTTGAGCTTCGGCAGTAATATTGTGGCGGTTAATGGGCTATCAGTGATCTTGGCGCAAACCGATTATCTGCTGGTTGGGCGCTATCTTGGCGAGGAAAATCTGGGGGTGTATACCAACGGCTTTCGCTTCCCTGACTTGATGGTGATGCAGGTTTGTGTTGCTTTGGCCAATGTGCTGTATCCCTTGTACAGTCGTTTGCGCGATGATCCTGCTGGTTTGCAACAGGGCTTTTTTATTGCTTCGCGTTATGTGGCCTTGGTAACTGTGCCGCTTTCATTGGGGATTGCAATTACGGCTGAGCCGTTTGTTTTGACCTTGCTGAGCGTAAAATGGATTGAAACTGTGCCAATTATGCGCACAATTGCGATTTACACGCTGTTTCTTTCGCTGGGCTACAACGTTGGCGATGTCTACAAAGCCCAAAATCGCACCAGCATTTTGACCAAGCTTTCAATCGCTCGTTTGATTGTGTTGGTGCCAGCCTTGTGGTTTGCCGCTGCCCAATTCAAATCGTTGCAGGCGGTCGGCATTACCCATGCAATTGTGGCATTTTTGGGCAGCACACTCAATTTGGTGGTTGCCGCCAAAGTACTGAATATGCCAATTCGCCGAATTTTGAGCGCCTTCCAACCAGCCGCAATTGCTGGCACAGTGATGAGTATTTGTTTGATGTTGACCCTGCTGGCCTTGCAAAATACCCCTGCATGGCTGCAACTCTTGGCGGCAGTAGTGGTAGGCATCGGCTCCTATGCTGGAACTTTATGGTTTGGTCAGCGCGAAGTTCTGACCCAAGCAGGCCAAACCTTACGTGGTGCGGTGGCACGGAGATAA
- a CDS encoding O-antigen ligase family protein, with protein MLANTPQEEPTSQPDVFNSKWMKFAFACLAIVGGAGVAAALAFFDNPLKLVLLFGGAGAAMVTMRNSEWGLLALVFMSYTRFSDVMVRNGAPSTAQPFLALLFLIIFLRWALYNQKPEPWLKPAAWIFVYGMVGVATFLYADDVLRVKNGVVAYFKDAIIVIVVVMMMRSPKMLHRSMWALLFAGIFMASITTWQQLTGTFENDYLGFAKAGKMQIVSGVEDDYRIAGPIGDPNFYSQVLLTLIPLGMDRMWNEKNKKLRWFAIWQLSVCMASIFFSFSRGAFLSLSIASLIMFIRRPPKPLSVIIIIALGFVVIPTLPASYIARLETIPEAIPGLAQEDVRNEASFRGRSSAQQAGIRMFWANPIFGLGVGNFGNHYQEYARDLGLDNSRWDQAPHNMYLEILTEKGLFGLSVFSAMMWVLFRDMNRARKKFREINMGDFDGLVFGFQAGLVGYMFAGIFLQLSYPRFFWILIAIAYAIPNVANKAYEEYREALPNGETA; from the coding sequence ATGCTGGCCAACACACCACAAGAAGAGCCAACCAGCCAACCAGATGTGTTTAACAGCAAATGGATGAAATTTGCCTTTGCTTGTTTGGCGATCGTCGGTGGGGCTGGGGTTGCCGCCGCCTTGGCATTTTTCGATAACCCCTTGAAATTAGTGCTGCTGTTTGGTGGCGCTGGTGCTGCCATGGTCACAATGCGCAACAGCGAATGGGGCTTGCTGGCGCTGGTGTTCATGAGCTACACCCGTTTTTCCGATGTGATGGTGCGCAACGGTGCGCCCTCAACCGCCCAACCATTTTTAGCGCTGCTCTTTTTAATTATTTTCCTGCGCTGGGCACTCTACAACCAAAAACCCGAGCCTTGGCTCAAGCCCGCCGCCTGGATTTTCGTCTATGGGATGGTTGGGGTAGCCACATTTCTCTATGCCGATGATGTGCTGCGGGTCAAGAATGGAGTCGTTGCCTACTTCAAAGATGCGATCATCGTGATCGTGGTGGTAATGATGATGCGTTCACCCAAGATGCTGCATCGCTCGATGTGGGCACTCTTGTTCGCAGGCATTTTTATGGCCTCAATCACCACATGGCAGCAACTAACTGGCACCTTCGAGAACGATTATTTAGGCTTTGCCAAAGCTGGCAAAATGCAAATCGTTTCAGGCGTTGAAGATGATTATCGGATTGCTGGGCCAATCGGCGATCCTAACTTCTATTCCCAAGTCTTGCTGACCTTGATTCCCCTCGGTATGGATCGTATGTGGAATGAGAAGAATAAAAAATTGCGCTGGTTTGCAATTTGGCAATTGAGCGTTTGTATGGCCTCAATTTTCTTCTCGTTCAGCCGTGGGGCGTTTCTCTCGCTCTCGATTGCCAGCTTAATTATGTTTATTCGCCGACCACCCAAGCCGCTTTCGGTGATTATCATCATTGCTTTGGGTTTTGTGGTTATTCCAACCTTGCCAGCCTCGTATATTGCGCGGCTCGAAACAATTCCCGAGGCGATTCCTGGCTTGGCCCAAGAAGATGTGCGCAACGAGGCTTCGTTCCGGGGTCGTTCGAGCGCCCAACAAGCTGGTATTCGCATGTTTTGGGCTAACCCAATTTTTGGCTTAGGCGTGGGTAATTTTGGCAATCACTATCAAGAGTATGCCCGTGATCTAGGCCTTGATAACAGCCGTTGGGATCAAGCGCCGCACAATATGTACCTTGAGATTCTGACTGAAAAAGGCTTATTTGGGCTTTCGGTGTTTAGCGCAATGATGTGGGTACTGTTCCGCGATATGAACCGAGCGCGTAAAAAGTTCCGCGAAATCAATATGGGCGATTTCGATGGGTTGGTATTTGGCTTCCAAGCGGGCTTGGTTGGCTATATGTTCGCGGGGATTTTCCTGCAACTATCCTACCCACGCTTTTTCTGGATTCTGATCGCCATCGCCTATGCGATTCCCAATGTTGCCAATAAAGCTTATGAAGAGTATCGCGAGGCGCTACCAAATGGCGAAACAGCCTGA
- a CDS encoding glycosyltransferase, giving the protein MHVVQVIDSLYRGGAQQLLVTFAIEAQRRGIKTTVVCLKSEDRGSNLVERLNSLGVEVLRLAAPKMLAPKRIWQLTRWLRRNQVSVVHTHLTYGNVVGILAARLANIPVVATMHLAGFDPSIANRQQQFEAQVVRRLAQQIIAVGYTTRDAYQPIMPNRQLHVVHNAVVAVPEISPEQRQTTREAVLGDADLTMLINVGRFAAIKDLPTLIDAFALVHAQHPQARLVLAGEGDQRPKIEAKINKHQLHAVVNLLGARDDIPVLLRSADLFVNSSANEGLPIAVLEAMAAGLPIIATKVGDVPHVVREQAGITVAPNDHQALAAAINQVLSEPSQIQAMQQAAQQIIEQYHSPSAWVDQLLSLYTAAHEGVDQREAVSA; this is encoded by the coding sequence ATGCACGTTGTTCAGGTGATCGATTCGCTCTATCGTGGTGGAGCGCAACAATTGCTGGTAACCTTCGCGATCGAAGCTCAACGCCGTGGAATTAAAACCACTGTTGTTTGCCTCAAAAGCGAAGATCGCGGCAGCAATTTGGTTGAACGGCTGAATAGTTTGGGCGTTGAAGTGCTGCGTTTGGCTGCGCCCAAAATGCTTGCACCCAAACGGATCTGGCAATTAACCCGCTGGCTGCGCCGCAATCAGGTTAGTGTGGTGCATACGCATTTGACCTATGGCAACGTCGTAGGCATTTTGGCAGCACGTTTGGCCAATATTCCCGTGGTGGCGACGATGCACCTAGCGGGCTTCGATCCATCAATTGCTAATCGCCAACAGCAGTTTGAGGCCCAAGTGGTGCGGCGTTTGGCGCAGCAAATTATCGCGGTTGGCTATACCACTCGCGATGCCTACCAGCCAATTATGCCCAATCGCCAGCTGCATGTGGTGCATAATGCCGTGGTAGCTGTGCCTGAAATTAGCCCTGAGCAACGCCAAACCACTCGTGAAGCTGTTTTGGGCGATGCTGATTTGACCATGTTGATCAACGTTGGGCGTTTTGCGGCGATCAAAGATCTGCCAACTCTGATCGATGCTTTTGCCTTGGTGCATGCTCAACATCCGCAAGCCCGTTTGGTTTTGGCTGGCGAAGGCGATCAACGGCCCAAAATCGAAGCCAAAATAAATAAACACCAATTGCATGCAGTGGTCAATTTGCTTGGCGCGCGCGATGATATTCCGGTGTTGTTGCGTAGCGCTGATTTGTTTGTAAACTCATCGGCCAATGAGGGTTTGCCAATCGCCGTGCTCGAAGCCATGGCCGCAGGCCTGCCGATTATTGCCACCAAAGTTGGCGACGTGCCACATGTGGTGCGTGAACAAGCAGGCATTACGGTTGCACCGAATGATCATCAGGCCTTGGCCGCCGCGATCAACCAAGTTTTGAGTGAGCCAAGCCAGATCCAAGCGATGCAACAGGCGGCTCAACAGATTATCGAGCAATACCATAGCCCTAGTGCCTGGGTTGATCAATTATTAAGCTTGTATACCGCCGCCCACGAGGGCGTTGACCAGCGTGAGGCTGTTTCAGCATGA
- a CDS encoding glycosyltransferase family 4 protein, producing MPQKIAFLKIRDFSFINPNLIAQFKRVFPEYTLEVFDFKDWLKYNPHLYLLAMAAVYKEYGRDILAGQKKPNPHLFVTRWIGKRIKKLVQQRFNPREYAFTFQTQTNFDASVAGMPHFIYTDHTLRANWRYKLFDPSKIQYSAEWRSAIEPEIYRNASKIFFASNFARTSAIEDYNYPAEKAECVYTGINVKIDPPTNKEYAAKRILFVGVEWERKGGPEVAEAFKRIQAKHPDATLTIVGCSPELDLPNCQIIGRVPREQVVQYFREATIFCMPSRIEPAGIAFTEAAMYKLPIISANSGGLPDRVLHGQTGYLIEPGDVDSLTNYLSDLLDHPERCREFGEAGYQLAHREFTWDRVGDRIRAAILSTIQPTQRMA from the coding sequence ATGCCCCAGAAGATTGCTTTTCTTAAAATTCGCGATTTTTCGTTTATTAATCCCAATCTGATCGCTCAATTCAAGCGGGTATTTCCTGAATATACGCTTGAGGTTTTCGATTTTAAGGATTGGCTCAAATACAATCCGCACCTTTATCTTTTGGCGATGGCCGCAGTGTATAAAGAATATGGTCGCGATATTTTGGCTGGTCAGAAGAAGCCTAATCCGCATTTATTCGTCACCCGATGGATTGGCAAACGGATTAAAAAGCTGGTGCAACAGCGTTTCAACCCGCGCGAGTATGCCTTTACCTTTCAAACTCAGACCAATTTTGATGCGAGTGTGGCGGGCATGCCGCATTTTATTTATACCGACCATACCTTGCGAGCCAATTGGCGCTACAAACTATTTGATCCCAGCAAAATTCAATATTCAGCCGAATGGCGTTCAGCGATTGAGCCGGAGATCTATCGTAATGCCAGCAAAATCTTTTTTGCCAGCAATTTTGCCCGAACTTCGGCGATCGAAGACTACAATTATCCGGCTGAAAAGGCTGAATGCGTATATACAGGTATTAATGTTAAAATAGACCCACCAACCAACAAAGAGTATGCCGCCAAACGGATCTTGTTTGTTGGAGTAGAATGGGAGCGCAAAGGCGGGCCAGAAGTCGCCGAAGCGTTTAAACGCATCCAAGCCAAGCATCCCGACGCTACATTAACAATTGTGGGATGTTCGCCCGAGCTTGATTTGCCCAATTGTCAGATTATTGGGCGAGTGCCGCGTGAACAAGTTGTTCAGTATTTTCGTGAGGCAACCATTTTTTGCATGCCCAGCCGGATCGAACCAGCAGGGATCGCCTTCACCGAAGCGGCTATGTATAAACTTCCAATTATTTCGGCCAACAGTGGCGGCCTGCCCGACCGCGTGCTGCATGGCCAAACTGGCTATCTGATTGAACCTGGTGACGTTGATAGCCTGACCAATTATTTAAGTGATTTGTTGGATCACCCTGAACGATGTCGTGAATTTGGTGAAGCTGGCTACCAATTGGCCCATCGTGAATTTACCTGGGATCGCGTTGGCGATCGCATTCGGGCTGCTATTCTTTCAACTATTCAACCAACGCAGCGCATGGCCTAG
- a CDS encoding glycosyltransferase family 4 protein, with product MNDTLHVAMIIQGYFPRIGGAERQLAALAPFLAAEGVAISVLTRRYAGFKPFELIEHVPVHRLPIPGPVPTAALVFTAAAIPLLWRLKPNLVHAHEMFSPATTAIAAKQALGLPYAVTAHRSGPLGDVLRMQQRPFGKGRLERITKTADAFFTISREIDQEFDQILGIEAKRRHYVPNGVDPEKYCPIAGEAKTALRRELNLPTEGTITLYAGRLSEEKRVRYLVEAWPAIRAKHPDASLLILGQGPEEANLKAKTSAGIIFGGAVHNVPPYLQAADVFVLPSIAEGFSVAMLEAMASELAVVITDVGGARDAIDDGVHGLVIPPDDQPALEQALLAVLGDQASRQRMGQAARQRVQQEFALSVIAKQLRGLYENIAKLRT from the coding sequence ATGAACGACACGTTACATGTAGCCATGATCATCCAAGGCTATTTTCCGCGCATCGGCGGCGCTGAACGCCAACTTGCGGCTTTGGCTCCTTTTCTGGCAGCTGAAGGCGTGGCAATTAGCGTGCTGACGCGGCGATATGCTGGCTTCAAGCCCTTCGAACTGATCGAACATGTGCCAGTCCATCGCTTACCAATTCCTGGGCCTGTGCCAACTGCGGCCTTGGTTTTCACAGCGGCGGCGATTCCCTTGCTCTGGCGTTTGAAGCCAAATTTGGTGCATGCTCATGAAATGTTTTCGCCAGCCACCACTGCGATCGCCGCCAAACAAGCTTTGGGCCTGCCTTATGCCGTGACCGCCCACCGTTCTGGGCCACTTGGCGATGTACTGCGCATGCAACAACGCCCATTTGGTAAAGGTCGCTTGGAGCGCATTACCAAAACCGCCGATGCCTTTTTTACAATCAGCCGTGAAATCGATCAAGAATTTGATCAGATTTTGGGCATTGAGGCTAAACGGCGGCATTATGTACCCAACGGGGTTGATCCTGAAAAATATTGCCCAATCGCTGGCGAAGCCAAAACGGCCCTACGCCGTGAATTAAATTTGCCAACCGAAGGCACAATAACGTTGTATGCAGGGCGACTATCCGAGGAAAAACGGGTACGCTATTTGGTTGAAGCTTGGCCAGCGATTCGCGCCAAACATCCCGACGCGAGCTTGTTGATTTTGGGGCAGGGGCCAGAAGAAGCCAATCTCAAAGCCAAAACCAGCGCTGGAATAATTTTTGGTGGGGCAGTGCATAACGTGCCACCGTATTTGCAAGCCGCCGATGTGTTTGTGCTGCCGTCGATTGCTGAAGGCTTTTCGGTGGCGATGCTCGAAGCTATGGCCAGCGAATTGGCGGTCGTCATCACTGATGTTGGTGGGGCACGCGATGCGATTGACGATGGCGTGCATGGCTTGGTGATTCCACCCGACGATCAGCCAGCGCTTGAACAAGCTTTGTTGGCAGTTTTAGGCGATCAAGCCTCGCGCCAGCGCATGGGCCAAGCTGCTCGCCAACGGGTGCAGCAAGAGTTTGCCCTGAGCGTGATTGCCAAGCAGTTGCGTGGTTTGTATGAAAATATAGCCAAGTTAAGAACATAG
- the asnB gene encoding asparagine synthase (glutamine-hydrolyzing): MCGICGIVYFDRSRTAERPLLEALCDNIHHRGPDQNGFYLNGPVGLGSVRLSIIDVAGGKMPIANEDGSIWIVYNGEVYNFTELRPRLEKAGHKFETHSDTETIVHLYEEIGDEFPKHLNGMFACAIWDDRRQRLVIARDHVGIKPVYYANLGDRLVFGSEIKAMLDTGISREIDPIGLHDYLSLNYVPGPNTIFKAIKKLQPGHMLTYEAATNAVEIKQYWDIPRMVSPHFKITNDVETDLLNLLRTVVQDQLISDVPLGAFLSGGVDSSLVVALMSEVTNQPVKTFSVGFAEKSYDESPYARIVAERFRTDHHEIIMNPDAQATVDAMVKYFDEPFADSSSVAVYAVSELARQHVKVALSGDGGDEVFGGYATYQADKIAALYRRLPQAIGGGLVPNLVNMLPTSDGKVSFDFKAKRFVQGGMLAPLPAHAAWKAFMSESMKEQLYAGSAILTKQRPTVDLLQGYYDAYNADDVLNRLLYVDSKVQLADDMLVKVDRMSMAHSLEVRVPLLDTRLVEWMAKLPSHTKINGMKLKYLLKRVAAKVLPAQILERRKAGFSVPIPQWLKTDLRPLVNQKLSVEALTEQGFFNPQYIATMLSDHWAGRHDYSRQIWNLLMFSMWYERYGK; the protein is encoded by the coding sequence ATGTGTGGTATTTGTGGCATTGTCTATTTTGATCGCAGCCGTACAGCCGAGCGACCCTTGCTCGAAGCACTGTGCGACAATATCCATCATCGCGGGCCAGATCAAAATGGCTTTTATCTCAATGGCCCAGTCGGGCTTGGCTCAGTCCGGCTTTCGATTATCGACGTTGCAGGCGGCAAAATGCCCATCGCCAACGAAGATGGCTCGATCTGGATCGTCTATAACGGCGAGGTTTACAACTTTACCGAGTTGCGCCCACGCTTGGAAAAAGCTGGTCATAAATTTGAAACCCACTCCGATACTGAAACCATCGTGCATTTGTACGAAGAAATTGGCGATGAATTTCCCAAACATCTCAATGGGATGTTTGCCTGCGCGATTTGGGACGATCGTCGCCAGCGCTTGGTAATTGCCCGTGATCACGTTGGCATCAAGCCAGTCTATTATGCTAATTTAGGTGATCGCTTGGTCTTTGGCTCGGAAATCAAGGCTATGCTCGATACTGGCATTAGCCGCGAAATCGATCCAATTGGCTTGCACGATTATCTTTCGCTAAATTATGTGCCTGGCCCAAACACGATTTTCAAGGCGATCAAAAAGCTTCAACCTGGCCATATGCTGACCTACGAAGCTGCAACCAATGCCGTCGAAATTAAGCAATATTGGGATATTCCACGGATGGTTTCGCCGCACTTCAAAATCACCAATGATGTTGAAACCGACTTACTGAATCTGTTGCGCACGGTTGTGCAAGATCAACTGATTAGCGATGTGCCCTTGGGCGCGTTTCTCAGCGGTGGAGTCGATTCAAGTTTAGTGGTGGCCTTGATGAGCGAAGTCACCAACCAGCCAGTTAAAACCTTCTCGGTGGGCTTTGCCGAAAAATCCTATGACGAATCGCCGTATGCGCGAATTGTCGCCGAGCGCTTCCGCACCGATCACCACGAAATTATCATGAATCCTGATGCGCAGGCCACGGTTGATGCCATGGTCAAGTATTTTGATGAGCCATTTGCCGATTCGTCGTCGGTGGCAGTGTATGCAGTCAGCGAATTGGCCCGCCAGCATGTCAAAGTAGCGCTGAGTGGCGATGGTGGCGATGAGGTGTTTGGCGGCTATGCCACTTATCAAGCTGATAAAATTGCTGCGCTGTATCGGCGTTTGCCCCAAGCAATTGGCGGTGGTTTAGTGCCAAACTTGGTCAATATGTTGCCCACATCCGATGGCAAAGTCAGCTTCGATTTCAAGGCCAAGCGCTTTGTGCAGGGCGGGATGCTTGCCCCATTGCCAGCCCATGCCGCATGGAAAGCCTTTATGAGCGAATCGATGAAAGAGCAGTTGTACGCTGGCTCGGCAATTTTGACCAAGCAGCGGCCAACGGTTGATCTGTTACAAGGCTATTACGATGCCTACAATGCCGACGATGTGCTCAATCGCTTGCTCTATGTCGATTCCAAAGTGCAATTGGCCGACGATATGTTGGTCAAAGTCGATCGGATGAGCATGGCCCATTCGCTGGAAGTGCGTGTGCCGTTACTCGATACGCGTTTGGTCGAGTGGATGGCTAAATTGCCCAGTCATACCAAAATTAATGGTATGAAGCTCAAATATTTGCTCAAGCGGGTGGCCGCCAAAGTGCTGCCAGCCCAAATTTTAGAGCGGCGCAAAGCTGGGTTTAGCGTGCCAATTCCCCAATGGCTCAAAACCGATCTACGGCCATTGGTCAATCAAAAACTCTCAGTTGAGGCCTTGACCGAACAAGGTTTCTTCAACCCACAATATATTGCAACAATGCTGAGTGATCACTGGGCGGGGCGGCACGACTATAGCCGCCAAATCTGGAATTTACTCATGTTCAGCATGTGGTACGAACGTTACGGCAAATAA
- a CDS encoding glycosyltransferase family 2 protein translates to MIAALFWLFAGSVIYTYAGYPALLTLLARFRRERGPYPHAEPAVTLLIAAYNEEAEIARKIENSLALDYPREQLQLLIIADGSSDRTPEIVQQYADRGVELLYEAPRRGKMAAINRAIPFVRGEIIVFSDANNRYDANVIRELVAPFADADVGAVSGAKVIEKGDGALGESEGLYWRYESFVKKQESKLAGCTAVAGEVLAIRSDLFESPPDEIINDDTHMGMRIIARGFRIHYAPQARSHERVSQSAQDEIARRARIFAGRYQAITYARSLWPFRRPLALWQLLSHQTLRTLVAVNMVGALVMNILAVLSPSKAKSHKLLRLAAPFNWLLLIFQIVFYIMAWLGGRVDSNSKLGKLVYIPTFLVNSNWAGLIGLYRFVRRRQTTLWQRVGRRTN, encoded by the coding sequence ATGATTGCGGCGTTATTTTGGCTGTTTGCAGGCAGCGTCATCTATACTTATGCTGGTTATCCAGCGCTCTTGACTTTACTAGCACGCTTTCGCCGTGAGCGCGGGCCGTATCCGCACGCTGAGCCAGCAGTTACCTTGCTGATTGCGGCCTACAACGAAGAGGCTGAAATCGCTCGCAAAATTGAAAACTCGCTGGCCTTGGATTATCCGCGTGAGCAATTGCAACTATTAATTATTGCCGATGGCTCAAGCGACCGCACGCCCGAAATTGTGCAGCAATATGCCGATCGCGGCGTGGAATTGCTGTATGAAGCACCACGACGCGGCAAAATGGCAGCGATCAATCGGGCGATTCCATTTGTACGTGGCGAAATTATTGTCTTTTCTGATGCCAATAATCGCTATGATGCCAATGTGATTCGCGAACTGGTTGCGCCATTTGCCGATGCCGATGTTGGCGCAGTTTCGGGCGCGAAGGTGATCGAAAAGGGCGACGGTGCTTTGGGCGAATCCGAAGGGCTGTATTGGCGCTACGAGTCGTTTGTCAAAAAGCAAGAGAGCAAATTGGCTGGCTGCACCGCCGTTGCTGGCGAAGTGCTGGCGATTCGCAGCGATTTATTTGAATCGCCGCCTGATGAAATTATCAATGACGACACCCATATGGGCATGCGGATCATCGCGCGGGGCTTTCGGATTCACTATGCGCCACAGGCTCGCTCACATGAACGCGTTTCGCAATCGGCGCAGGATGAAATTGCCCGCCGTGCTCGAATTTTCGCTGGGCGCTATCAAGCAATTACCTATGCTCGTAGTTTGTGGCCTTTCCGCCGCCCACTCGCCTTGTGGCAATTGCTCTCGCACCAAACCTTGCGCACCTTGGTGGCGGTGAATATGGTTGGGGCATTGGTGATGAACATTCTGGCGGTGCTCTCGCCAAGTAAGGCAAAATCGCATAAACTACTACGTTTAGCAGCGCCTTTTAATTGGCTGTTGTTAATCTTTCAAATTGTGTTCTACATCATGGCGTGGCTTGGTGGCCGAGTTGACTCAAATAGTAAACTCGGCAAGCTGGTTTACATTCCAACTTTCCTAGTCAATAGCAATTGGGCTGGCTTAATTGGCCTATATCGCTTTGTCCGACGACGACAAACCACGCTATGGCAGCGAGTGGGGCGGCGCACGAACTAA